The following proteins are encoded in a genomic region of Streptomyces gobiensis:
- a CDS encoding TlpA family protein disulfide reductase, giving the protein MPVVRRRTAQTDFAAVAVLAATSLLAAGCAGTDEPKATDGPGPAVSSAVAADRSTPPPGALREELDFTTATLEGKAFEGASLAGKDAVLWFWTPWCGTCRAEAPTIARTAAKWGDRVTFVGVPGKARTAQMKQFVTNTGLGGIVHAVDTDGSLWFRFGVAAQPAVAFLNDSGKIEIVPGTIGATELGDRVERLTLK; this is encoded by the coding sequence ATGCCCGTAGTCCGCCGCCGTACCGCCCAGACCGACTTCGCAGCCGTTGCCGTGCTCGCCGCCACGTCACTGCTGGCCGCAGGATGCGCTGGCACCGACGAGCCGAAGGCCACGGACGGCCCCGGCCCGGCTGTCTCCTCAGCCGTCGCAGCCGACCGCAGCACCCCGCCCCCGGGGGCGCTGCGCGAGGAGCTGGACTTCACGACCGCCACGCTGGAGGGAAAAGCGTTCGAGGGTGCCTCGCTGGCGGGCAAGGACGCTGTGCTGTGGTTCTGGACTCCCTGGTGCGGTACGTGCCGGGCGGAGGCGCCCACCATCGCCAGAACGGCCGCCAAGTGGGGTGACAGGGTCACCTTTGTCGGGGTGCCGGGCAAGGCCCGCACCGCCCAGATGAAGCAGTTCGTCACCAATACCGGGCTTGGCGGCATCGTGCACGCCGTCGACACCGACGGCTCACTGTGGTTTCGCTTCGGCGTAGCCGCCCAGCCCGCCGTCGCGTTCCTCAACGACAGCGGAAAAATCGAGATCGTCCCCGGCACCATCGGCGCCACCGAACTCGGCGACCGAGTCGAGCGGCTGACCCTCAAGTGA
- a CDS encoding PP2C family protein-serine/threonine phosphatase produces the protein MPSHLPADRPAAPAAERGTLDTLISQTRRLRGGVDAVRRVAAPEDDDVVADPQRRWQRALCDLAVHQLDDVGQQLDQLRDGLPPEPSTVAYAPVPVAPPEAERAAPCRAGSAEWNLLTDEVEWSSELYTIFDRTSGEGPLSLDELPTWLFPDDQLWMMEAVTDCLVDGKPIDGEFRIVRQDSSVRTLHMVAEPVLGSDGSTVSMWAVLRDVSELRRSERAVRETRDSLQHQRHIARTEHRLAVELQEAVLPPWRGSLRFPHGDARTTGTLDLAAHYLPSATSALIGGDWYDALELPDGGTLLTVGDLTGHGVEATSGMAMLLGAVRGMAVAGVMPGALMGHLNQLLDAAVQPALGSALCCHYEPRTRTLTWAQAGHPAPLLYRSGAGRPLPLPEGVLLGATSGAVYGERTEQLLPGDLLVLHTDGLAPRSADVDAEEQSGATRLLGLAPRFAAARTARECVRAVIEEFGDTEREDDACALVARVCA, from the coding sequence ATGCCCTCCCACCTCCCCGCGGACCGTCCCGCCGCTCCAGCGGCCGAACGCGGCACCTTGGACACCCTCATCTCACAGACCCGCAGGCTGCGCGGCGGAGTTGACGCGGTCCGGCGGGTCGCCGCGCCCGAGGACGACGATGTGGTGGCCGACCCGCAGCGACGCTGGCAGCGTGCGCTGTGCGATCTCGCCGTGCACCAACTCGACGATGTCGGCCAGCAACTGGACCAGCTGCGGGACGGCCTGCCGCCCGAGCCGAGTACGGTGGCCTATGCCCCTGTCCCGGTCGCCCCGCCGGAGGCCGAGCGAGCGGCACCCTGCCGGGCTGGAAGCGCCGAGTGGAATCTTCTCACCGATGAGGTGGAGTGGTCATCGGAGCTTTATACGATCTTCGACCGTACGAGCGGGGAGGGTCCGCTCTCCCTGGACGAACTGCCGACCTGGCTCTTCCCCGATGACCAGCTCTGGATGATGGAGGCGGTCACCGACTGCCTGGTCGACGGCAAGCCGATCGATGGCGAATTCCGCATTGTGCGCCAGGACAGCTCCGTACGCACGCTGCATATGGTGGCTGAGCCGGTGCTCGGCAGCGATGGCAGCACCGTGTCCATGTGGGCGGTGCTTCGTGATGTCAGCGAGCTCCGCCGCAGTGAGCGCGCGGTGCGCGAGACCCGTGACTCGCTCCAGCACCAGCGGCACATCGCGCGGACAGAGCACCGGCTCGCGGTCGAGCTGCAGGAGGCCGTGCTGCCGCCGTGGCGCGGCTCCCTGCGGTTCCCGCACGGCGACGCCCGTACCACCGGGACCCTGGACCTGGCCGCGCACTATCTGCCGTCGGCGACCAGTGCCCTGATCGGCGGTGACTGGTACGACGCCCTGGAACTGCCCGACGGTGGCACGCTGCTGACCGTTGGGGACCTCACCGGTCATGGGGTAGAGGCCACCTCGGGTATGGCGATGCTGCTCGGTGCGGTGCGGGGCATGGCCGTAGCGGGCGTTATGCCGGGCGCGCTGATGGGGCACCTCAACCAACTGCTGGACGCCGCGGTACAGCCCGCGCTGGGCAGCGCCCTGTGCTGCCACTACGAGCCGCGCACCCGCACCCTGACGTGGGCCCAGGCCGGGCACCCCGCGCCGCTGCTCTACCGCTCCGGCGCCGGACGCCCGCTGCCGCTGCCCGAGGGCGTTCTGCTGGGCGCCACCAGCGGGGCCGTGTACGGCGAACGCACCGAGCAGTTGCTGCCGGGCGATCTGCTCGTGCTGCACACGGACGGGCTGGCGCCGCGCAGCGCCGACGTTGATGCCGAGGAGCAGTCGGGCGCGACGCGGTTGCTCGGTCTCGCACCGCGCTTCGCCGCGGCCCGCACCGCACGGGAATGCGTGCGCGCCGTGATCGAGGAGTTCGGTGACACGGAGCGCGAGGACGACGCTTGCGCCCTGGTGGCCCGGGTGTGCGCGTAA
- a CDS encoding multicopper oxidase family protein — protein sequence MDHQMDMSRRRMLRGLGGVGAGTALLGIGGWAYASRGGEQAPALTDEGAPLRDLPEVRSRGGLLEHTLTLAAARPVVGGRQLHLDTYNGQLPGELLRFRPGDRVRILLRNRMLPSGLPLNALPPLCADKAQDGTGHDHSTGHGLLGCIPEAAHNMTEGHTIVQQFVATNLHTHGLQVSPTGSADNVFVRVDPLGSHQYEYDIPDDHPAGLHWYHPHHHGSTTHQAWSGLAGPMVVEGDIDEVPEIAEMRERTVVISMLRIDGNGENPTAVVLPTGGHNPFTTIPAVPTRMLSLLNGQLRPVAAIRPGETQRWRVLNSAPHRNMWLHIEGHTLHQIGQDGIPFGHTRPVKSIMLSSANRAEFILRGGQPGTYRVYARGYDQGHPGGTRPDLELGTLHVTGSPASGRIPRQLVEPPRMPDLPVARRRTLTFSGDISGKHGAGVRFLIDDKLYDLDRIDQEVEAGTVEEWRIVNEDVFQHPLHIHVNPFQVIDVQGIPTGDTSWQTDPRIWWDTFRLPPGGEFTLRTYFRPDTTGKTVFHCHILPHEDNGMMGNLLISPEGSLR from the coding sequence ATGGACCATCAGATGGATATGTCGCGACGGCGGATGCTGCGCGGGCTGGGCGGGGTGGGAGCCGGTACCGCGCTGCTGGGGATCGGGGGCTGGGCGTATGCCTCACGCGGTGGTGAGCAGGCACCGGCACTGACGGACGAGGGGGCGCCGTTGCGGGATCTGCCGGAGGTGCGCAGCCGGGGCGGGCTGCTGGAGCACACCCTGACCCTGGCCGCGGCCCGGCCGGTGGTGGGCGGGCGGCAACTCCATCTGGATACGTACAACGGACAGCTCCCCGGCGAACTGCTGCGCTTCAGGCCCGGCGACCGGGTACGGATCCTGCTGCGCAACCGGATGCTGCCCAGCGGGCTGCCGCTCAACGCCTTGCCACCGCTGTGCGCCGACAAGGCTCAGGACGGCACCGGACACGACCACAGCACGGGCCACGGCCTGCTGGGCTGTATCCCCGAAGCCGCCCACAACATGACCGAGGGCCACACCATCGTCCAGCAGTTCGTCGCCACCAACCTGCACACTCACGGCCTTCAGGTGTCGCCCACCGGCAGCGCCGACAATGTCTTCGTCCGCGTCGACCCCCTCGGCAGCCATCAGTACGAGTACGACATCCCCGACGACCATCCGGCCGGACTGCACTGGTACCACCCGCACCACCACGGTTCCACCACCCACCAGGCCTGGTCCGGTCTGGCCGGACCGATGGTCGTCGAAGGGGATATCGACGAGGTCCCCGAGATCGCCGAGATGCGCGAGCGCACCGTGGTCATCTCCATGCTCCGCATCGACGGCAACGGCGAGAACCCCACCGCCGTCGTGCTGCCCACCGGCGGCCACAACCCCTTCACCACCATCCCGGCCGTCCCGACCCGGATGCTGTCGCTGCTCAACGGCCAGCTGCGGCCCGTCGCCGCCATCCGCCCCGGAGAGACCCAGCGCTGGCGTGTGCTCAACTCCGCCCCGCACCGGAATATGTGGCTGCACATCGAAGGCCACACCCTGCACCAGATCGGCCAGGACGGCATCCCCTTCGGCCACACCCGGCCGGTTAAATCGATCATGCTCTCCTCGGCCAACCGCGCCGAGTTCATCCTCCGCGGCGGCCAGCCCGGGACGTATCGCGTCTATGCCCGCGGCTACGACCAGGGCCACCCCGGCGGCACCCGCCCCGACCTGGAACTGGGCACCCTGCACGTCACCGGCTCCCCCGCGTCGGGCCGTATCCCCAGGCAGCTGGTAGAACCGCCCCGGATGCCCGACTTGCCCGTCGCCCGCCGACGCACCCTGACCTTCTCCGGCGACATCTCCGGCAAGCATGGCGCCGGGGTGCGCTTCCTCATCGACGACAAGCTCTATGACCTGGACCGCATCGACCAGGAAGTCGAAGCGGGCACGGTCGAGGAGTGGCGGATCGTCAACGAGGACGTCTTCCAGCACCCGCTGCACATCCACGTCAACCCGTTCCAGGTCATCGATGTCCAGGGCATCCCCACCGGTGATACCTCCTGGCAGACCGATCCCCGCATCTGGTGGGACACCTTCCGGCTGCCGCCGGGCGGCGAGTTCACGCTACGAACCTACTTCCGGCCCGACACCACGGGCAAAACCGTCTTCCACTGCCACATCCTTCCGCATGAGGACAACGGCATGATGGGCAACCTCCTCATCTCCCCCGAGGGGAGCCTGCGATGA
- a CDS encoding IS481 family transposase produces the protein MSHRNARLTVHGRRLLVERVCSGRPVAHVAAEMGVSRMTAHKWVRRWRNEGEPGLHDRSSRPHTTPHRTAPAMEARVRELRTTRKLGPARIGPILGLPASTVHRVLARHGLHRLSFLDRPTGQVIRRYERDRPGELIHVDVKKLGRIPDGGGWRIHGRKDSRLTKTGAGYDYIHSAVDDHTRLAYSEVHTDEKAATCAEFLRRAAAHFAGMGIRRIERVLTDNAWSYRKSSLWKQALTDLGAVGKLTRAYRPQTNGKVERFNRTLLDEWAYLRPYTSNADRTASLEGFLHTYNYHRCHTALAGQPPISRVNNPAGQYT, from the coding sequence GTGTCCCACCGTAATGCCCGACTGACTGTTCATGGCAGGCGGCTGCTGGTCGAACGTGTGTGTTCGGGCCGTCCGGTCGCGCATGTCGCGGCGGAGATGGGCGTCTCCCGCATGACAGCCCACAAGTGGGTGCGCCGCTGGCGGAACGAGGGGGAGCCAGGCCTGCATGACCGTTCCAGCCGCCCGCACACCACCCCGCACCGCACAGCACCAGCCATGGAAGCGCGGGTGCGTGAGCTGCGCACGACCCGCAAGCTCGGCCCGGCCCGCATCGGCCCGATCCTTGGCCTGCCCGCCTCCACCGTGCATCGCGTCCTCGCCCGCCACGGCCTGCACCGGCTGTCCTTCCTGGACCGGCCCACCGGGCAGGTCATCCGCCGCTACGAACGCGACCGGCCCGGCGAACTGATCCACGTGGACGTCAAGAAACTCGGCCGGATCCCCGACGGCGGCGGCTGGCGGATCCACGGCCGTAAAGACAGCCGACTGACCAAGACCGGCGCCGGCTACGACTACATCCACTCCGCCGTCGACGACCACACCCGCCTGGCCTACAGCGAGGTCCACACCGACGAGAAAGCCGCTACCTGCGCAGAGTTCCTCCGGCGAGCCGCCGCCCATTTCGCCGGGATGGGCATCCGCCGCATCGAACGGGTCCTTACCGACAACGCCTGGTCCTACCGCAAGAGCAGCCTGTGGAAGCAGGCCCTGACCGACCTCGGCGCAGTCGGCAAGCTCACCCGCGCCTACCGGCCACAGACCAACGGCAAGGTCGAACGCTTCAACCGCACCCTGCTCGACGAGTGGGCCTACCTACGGCCCTACACCAGCAACGCCGATCGAACAGCGAGCCTCGAAGGCTTCCTGCACACCTACAACTACCATCGCTGCCACACCGCACTGGCAGGCCAGCCACCCATCAGCCGCGTCAACAACCCTGCGGGTCAATACACCTAG
- a CDS encoding anti-sigma factor family protein: protein MTRVITPQLRLWAACREKVRHLRLRRDVEAYVDGELTGAHRTQVATHLGRCWSCSGRAETLRLIKTSLRHGLQHAPASLASVRLRRFADHLATPPGLHSGHTP from the coding sequence ATGACAAGGGTGATCACTCCACAGCTGCGCTTGTGGGCGGCGTGCCGGGAGAAAGTCCGCCATCTGCGGCTACGCCGTGATGTCGAGGCCTATGTGGACGGCGAGCTCACCGGCGCTCATCGCACCCAGGTGGCCACCCATCTGGGTCGCTGCTGGAGTTGCAGCGGTCGCGCCGAAACGCTGCGCCTGATCAAGACCTCCCTGCGGCATGGCCTCCAGCACGCCCCAGCCTCGTTGGCCTCGGTCCGGCTGCGCCGTTTCGCCGACCACTTGGCAACACCACCCGGTCTCCACAGCGGCCATACGCCATGA
- a CDS encoding carboxymuconolactone decarboxylase family protein: MPRIPVHTIDSAPEASQETLRVLEKQFGKVLNIHGEMAHSPVTLAVNAAMNAAIAEHGTFDARTREAIALAVGAVDDCAYCQAAHTLAAQGAGLTEAQTVAIRRGAVDFDPKLDALLAVVREIAGEVGEVSDATWDAALGAGWTDAELTEAFAHVAANLYTNYFNHLARTDLEFPAAPPLQR; this comes from the coding sequence ATGCCGAGGATTCCGGTTCACACCATCGACAGCGCCCCCGAAGCGAGCCAGGAAACGCTCAGGGTGCTGGAGAAGCAGTTCGGCAAGGTGCTCAATATCCATGGCGAGATGGCCCATTCGCCCGTCACCCTGGCGGTCAACGCGGCGATGAACGCGGCCATCGCCGAGCATGGCACCTTCGACGCACGCACCCGCGAGGCGATCGCACTGGCCGTCGGCGCGGTGGACGACTGCGCGTACTGCCAGGCCGCACACACCCTCGCTGCCCAGGGTGCCGGACTCACCGAGGCACAGACGGTGGCGATCCGCCGCGGTGCTGTCGACTTCGACCCGAAACTGGACGCCCTGCTCGCGGTCGTACGGGAGATCGCCGGGGAGGTCGGCGAGGTCTCCGACGCCACCTGGGACGCGGCGCTCGGCGCGGGATGGACGGACGCTGAGCTTACCGAGGCATTCGCCCATGTCGCTGCCAACCTCTACACCAACTACTTCAACCACCTCGCCCGCACCGATCTTGAGTTCCCTGCCGCGCCCCCGCTCCAGCGCTGA
- a CDS encoding DUF427 domain-containing protein: MMRAIWNGVVLAEAPRTRLVEGNHYFPPESLNREYFADSPTRTLCFWKGMARYYILTGGGEVNPDAAWYYPHPSPLARRIKDHVAFGRGVSIEGTREKKPVTPQ; encoded by the coding sequence ATGATGCGCGCGATCTGGAATGGCGTCGTACTCGCCGAGGCACCCCGCACGAGGCTCGTCGAGGGCAATCACTACTTCCCGCCCGAGTCGCTGAACCGCGAGTACTTCGCCGACAGCCCCACCAGAACCCTGTGCTTCTGGAAGGGCATGGCCCGCTACTACATCCTCACCGGCGGCGGCGAGGTCAACCCCGACGCCGCCTGGTACTACCCGCATCCCAGCCCGCTGGCCCGACGGATCAAGGACCACGTCGCCTTCGGCCGGGGCGTCAGCATCGAAGGCACCCGCGAGAAGAAGCCGGTGACTCCCCAGTGA
- a CDS encoding Crp/Fnr family transcriptional regulator produces the protein MDPRGKTGGKTGGRPPPAALRAAAWVMRCLGGCWPPGEQEAAELAARLEQRLLAPGQLAFGQGRIPEGVWIVRSGTLELVSGTGRHRVVVGVVQPCGVVGDVPLLLGRPAVCTVRALTDVQAGFLPATAFHAVLESSPALARAWLSGLARRHAGAQESLAQSVGGTAERRVARLLLREARDGTVACSQGTLAAMLGLRRPTLNRVLKDFERAGLLRVGYRQVELLATDQLQRRAGDSG, from the coding sequence ATGGACCCGAGGGGGAAGACCGGGGGCAAGACCGGGGGGCGGCCGCCCCCGGCGGCGCTGCGGGCGGCGGCCTGGGTGATGCGCTGTCTGGGCGGCTGCTGGCCCCCCGGTGAGCAGGAGGCCGCCGAGCTGGCCGCGCGGCTGGAACAGCGCCTGCTTGCACCCGGCCAGCTGGCCTTCGGGCAGGGCCGGATCCCGGAGGGGGTGTGGATTGTCCGCAGCGGCACGCTGGAGCTGGTCTCGGGTACCGGTCGGCACCGGGTGGTGGTCGGGGTCGTGCAGCCCTGCGGTGTCGTGGGGGATGTGCCGCTGCTGCTGGGCCGTCCGGCGGTGTGTACGGTCCGCGCGCTGACGGATGTTCAGGCCGGGTTCCTGCCCGCCACAGCGTTCCACGCCGTGCTGGAGTCCAGCCCCGCACTGGCGAGGGCCTGGCTGAGCGGGCTGGCCAGGCGGCATGCCGGGGCGCAGGAGTCGCTGGCCCAGAGCGTGGGCGGCACCGCCGAGCGCCGGGTCGCCCGGTTGCTGCTGCGTGAGGCTCGTGATGGCACCGTCGCCTGCTCGCAGGGCACGCTGGCGGCGATGCTCGGGCTGCGCCGCCCCACCCTCAACCGGGTTCTGAAGGACTTCGAGCGTGCGGGACTGCTGCGGGTGGGCTACCGGCAGGTCGAGTTGCTGGCCACCGACCAGCTTCAGCGCCGGGCCGGGGACAGCGGATGA
- a CDS encoding HEAT repeat domain-containing protein produces MYAEYVDPDIAPSGTLLGLLQRGRGDGTLHALAAPRPEALAALRHCLLHDPRRDWQVEHRSLYYARLHMELDAGFDEIEQHLFNAEDQLDTGEERTGLALSVLGHLASYGDTGALRLLRRYAEHGANWQWALDELAVRDDDAGLRQLGPAILARFPQTPQGDSELATALREVFEPRPWRLWAQDPAHPGQYERLRRAREQHSFDRWQRQLHSAGPRPGWSVREVLSWAQGPLAPGTADTAQAQQQREAAAARCLAAVAGPEDRADLLAAARGGPDASRAAALRYLAERADPAALDLIEAAFAGAPSPVAEAAQAAFARMRSIAALERARQWVRREDGLGAEAAAMLACRGGYQDADAVLAALRRTVRAEGPGSDALCPLVDGVGRLTVGCAAPVLRHIYRETASSQLRGRTARALAATDPSFAGSFAIECLWDCEESTREIAARYATTGDDRVVARLRRLAADPAEEAGVQSAVRVRLSPGPGPGAGHTPGTMAG; encoded by the coding sequence ATGTACGCCGAATACGTCGATCCAGACATAGCGCCCAGCGGTACGCTGCTCGGCCTCCTGCAGCGAGGCCGCGGTGACGGCACGCTGCACGCTCTGGCGGCGCCGCGCCCTGAGGCGCTCGCCGCGCTTCGTCACTGCTTGCTCCATGATCCACGGCGCGACTGGCAGGTTGAGCACCGCTCGCTCTACTACGCGCGGCTGCATATGGAGCTGGACGCCGGATTCGACGAGATCGAGCAGCACCTCTTCAACGCCGAGGACCAGCTGGACACCGGTGAGGAGCGCACCGGCCTCGCCCTGTCCGTCCTCGGCCATCTCGCCTCCTACGGCGATACGGGCGCCCTGCGGCTGCTGCGCCGCTACGCCGAGCATGGCGCGAACTGGCAATGGGCCCTGGACGAGCTCGCCGTCCGGGACGACGATGCCGGACTGCGGCAGCTCGGCCCCGCCATCCTGGCCCGCTTCCCCCAGACCCCACAGGGGGACTCCGAACTGGCTACCGCCCTGCGTGAGGTCTTCGAACCGCGTCCCTGGCGGCTGTGGGCGCAGGACCCGGCCCACCCGGGGCAGTACGAACGCCTGCGGCGCGCGCGGGAGCAGCACTCTTTCGACCGCTGGCAACGCCAGTTGCACTCGGCCGGGCCACGCCCCGGATGGAGCGTGCGCGAGGTGCTCAGCTGGGCCCAGGGCCCCCTCGCCCCCGGCACCGCGGACACCGCCCAGGCCCAGCAGCAGCGGGAGGCCGCCGCCGCCCGCTGTCTGGCCGCTGTCGCCGGCCCCGAGGACCGTGCCGATCTGCTCGCCGCCGCGCGCGGCGGCCCCGACGCATCCCGCGCCGCCGCCCTGCGGTACCTCGCTGAGCGCGCCGATCCTGCGGCCCTTGACCTCATCGAAGCCGCCTTCGCCGGTGCTCCCAGCCCCGTAGCCGAAGCCGCGCAGGCCGCCTTTGCCCGGATGCGCAGCATCGCCGCCCTGGAGCGCGCCCGGCAGTGGGTTCGCCGCGAGGACGGCCTGGGCGCTGAAGCGGCCGCCATGCTCGCCTGCCGTGGCGGCTATCAGGACGCCGACGCCGTGCTGGCCGCGCTGCGCCGTACGGTCCGTGCCGAGGGACCCGGCTCCGACGCCCTGTGCCCGCTGGTCGACGGCGTCGGACGGCTCACGGTCGGCTGCGCCGCCCCGGTGCTGCGGCATATCTACCGTGAGACGGCCTCCTCTCAGCTGCGCGGCCGCACCGCCCGGGCGCTGGCCGCCACCGATCCCTCCTTCGCCGGGTCCTTCGCGATCGAGTGCCTCTGGGACTGCGAGGAGAGCACCCGCGAGATCGCCGCCCGCTACGCCACCACCGGTGATGACCGTGTCGTAGCACGGCTGCGGCGGCTCGCCGCCGACCCGGCCGAGGAGGCCGGGGTACAGAGCGCGGTCCGCGTCAGACTCAGCCCCGGACCGGGCCCGGGCGCAGGGCACACACCTGGCACGATGGCCGGATGA
- a CDS encoding flavodoxin family protein: MADNTAEQSWQFTDLRALYINCTLKRSPELSHTQGLIDRSRAIMDAHGVTTELIRAVDQDIAPGVYPDMTEHGWESDAWPALYEKVMAADMLILAGPIWLGDNSSVMKQVTERLYGCSAILNDAGQYAYYGRVGGCLITGNEDGAKHCAMNILYSLQHLGYTIPPQADAAWLGEAGPGPSYLDPGSGGPDNDFTNRNTAFMTWNLLHLAALLKRSGGIPAHGNQRAAWEAGCRFDYPNPDYR, from the coding sequence GTGGCGGACAACACCGCGGAGCAGTCCTGGCAGTTCACCGATCTGCGCGCCCTGTACATCAACTGCACTCTCAAGCGCTCCCCGGAGCTGAGCCACACCCAGGGGCTGATCGACCGCAGTCGCGCGATCATGGACGCCCACGGAGTGACCACCGAGCTGATCCGGGCCGTCGACCAGGACATCGCCCCCGGGGTCTACCCGGATATGACCGAGCACGGATGGGAGAGCGATGCGTGGCCCGCTCTGTACGAGAAAGTCATGGCCGCCGATATGCTCATCCTGGCGGGTCCCATTTGGCTGGGCGATAACAGCTCGGTGATGAAGCAGGTCACCGAACGGCTCTACGGCTGCTCCGCCATCCTCAACGACGCTGGCCAGTATGCCTATTACGGCCGCGTTGGCGGCTGTCTGATCACTGGTAACGAGGATGGCGCCAAGCACTGCGCCATGAACATCCTCTACTCCCTCCAGCACCTGGGCTACACCATCCCACCGCAGGCCGATGCCGCCTGGCTCGGCGAAGCAGGGCCCGGACCCTCCTACCTCGACCCCGGTTCCGGCGGTCCGGACAACGACTTCACCAACCGCAACACCGCCTTTATGACCTGGAACCTGCTGCACCTGGCGGCCCTTCTCAAGCGCTCCGGCGGCATTCCAGCCCACGGCAACCAGCGCGCCGCCTGGGAAGCGGGCTGCCGCTTCGACTACCCCAACCCCGACTACCGCTGA
- a CDS encoding IS5 family transposase (programmed frameshift), whose product MSLTDAQWARIEPLLPDRTPKRGGRWRDHRQVIDAIAFKYRTGTPWMDLPEHFGSWKGAHNRLRKWAADGTWEKVFTALLAQADAEGDLDWVVAVDSTIVRAHQHAAGARPKGAPAGEPDDHALGRSRGGLTTKIHLAADSHCRPLAFVITPGQAGDAPAFPEVMARLRVPRPIGRPRITPDVILADKAYSSRAIRTHLRRRGIRAVIPQPADQAANRKRRGSRGGRPPAFDRDAYKRRNTVERCINRLKQWRGLATRYDKTATIYLAGLHLAAIFIWSAR is encoded by the exons GTGTCGTTGACTGATGCCCAGTGGGCACGGATCGAGCCGTTGTTGCCGGACCGGACTCCGAAGCGGGGCGGACGGTGGCGTGATCACCGCCAGGTGATCGACGCGATCGCGTTCAAGTACCGCACCGGGACACCGTGGATGGACCTGCCCGAGCACTTCGGGTCGTGGAAGGGCGCCCACAACCGCCTGCGGAAGTGGGCCGCCGACGGCACCTGGGAGAAGGTCTTCACCGCCCTGCTCGCCCAGGCCGACGCCGAAGGCGACCTCGACTGGGTCGTCGCGGTCGACTCCACCATCGTCCGAGCCCACCAGCACGCCGCCGGGGCCCGTC CAAAAGGGGCCCCGGCCGGCGAGCCGGACGACCATGCCCTCGGACGCTCCCGCGGCGGACTGACCACCAAGATCCACCTCGCCGCGGACAGCCACTGCCGGCCCCTGGCCTTCGTCATCACGCCTGGCCAGGCAGGTGACGCACCCGCATTCCCCGAGGTCATGGCCCGCTTACGGGTGCCCCGGCCAATCGGCCGGCCCAGGATCACGCCGGACGTGATCCTGGCCGACAAGGCCTACTCGTCCCGCGCGATCCGGACCCATCTCCGTCGGCGCGGGATCCGGGCCGTGATCCCGCAGCCCGCCGACCAGGCCGCCAACCGCAAACGCCGCGGCAGCCGCGGCGGCAGACCACCAGCCTTCGACCGCGACGCCTACAAGCGGCGCAACACGGTCGAGCGCTGCATCAACAGACTCAAGCAGTGGCGCGGCCTGGCCACCCGCTACGACAAGACCGCCACCATCTACCTCGCCGGACTCCACCTCGCCGCCATCTTCATCTGGTCAGCGAGGTGA